In Pseudonocardia sp. DSM 110487, the sequence AGCTCGACCACGGCGCGGGCAGCGCGGCCGCGAAGGTCGCGGGCCGGGAGCCGGTGCGGATGCACCCCGCCGACGCCGCCGCGCGCGGTCTGACGGCAGGCGACGTCGTGCTGGTGGAGAGCAGGGTCGGCAGCGTGCTCGCCGGCCTGGTGCCGTCCGCCGACGTGGCGCCCGGGGTGGTGCAGCTCTCGACCGGCGCGTGGTTCGACCCGAGCGCCCCCGACGTCGCCACCTGCGTGCACGGCAACCCGAATGCCGTCACCACCGACATCGGCACCTCCCGGCTCGCGCAGGGGTGCACGGGCCAGCTGTCGCGGGTGGAGGTGCGCAAGGCGCCCGATTCACTTCCGCCGGTCCGGGCATTTGTTCCGCCGGTCCACATCGCGAGAGAATTCGCCGAATAGTTCGGACCATTTCTGCTTTTCGCGGCATGAATCACACGAGGCGGTCCTATCCGGGCTGATACGTTCGCGAAATGCGGTATGAGCATTTGACGCGGTCCCGCCTTTTCCGGGTCGGCACCGCGGTGGTCGCGGCAGGCCTGTTGGCGCTCGCTGCGGCGGGCTGTGGCCTCGCCGGCGGGTCCGGCGACGACCGGACGATCACCGTCATCGCCACCGACACCCCGCCCTACCACGGCCCACTCGACCTGGCGGCGAAGAAACTGGAGGCGGAGGGCTGGAAGCTGGACGTCACCTACGTCATCGACATCGTGCAACCCAACCACGTCGTCAGCGCCGGCGAGATCGACTTCAACTTCTTCCAACACGGCGCCTACCTGCAGACGTTCAACCGGGACAACGGCACGAACGTCGTCCCGCTCTTCTACGTCGTCGGCTCGCCCGCGGGCGTGTACTCGACCCGCCACGAATCCCTCGACCAGCTCCCCGACGGTGCGCGGATCGCGCTTCCGGTCGACCCGGCCAACAACGGCCGCGCGCTGCACCTGCTGGCGGAGGCCGGCCAGCTGCAGCTGCGCCCCGGCGTGCAGGTCGTGAGTACCTCCCAGCAGGACATCACGGCCAACCCACGGAACTTCCAGTTCGTCGAGGTCGACCAGCAGACGCTCACGCAGACGCTGCCGGACGTCGACGCGGGCTTCCTATTCTCCCGCCAGGCCATCGAGATGAAGCTGGACCCGGTGGGCGACGCGCTGCTGCGCGAGCAGGACACCGACGCGATCCCCTACCGCATCGTCGTGGCCGGGCGGCCCGACGAGGTGGGCTCGGAGAAGGCACGTGCCCTGCAAGCGGCGCTGCAGAGCCCCGAGGTCGCCGACTTCTTCACGAACTTCTACGGCGACTGGGCGCCGCTGCCATGGGGAGAAGACCCGCAGCAGCAGGTCGGCCAGTGGTGGCAGGCCTCGTGATCACGCTCTCCGGGGTCACGAAGACGTTCGGCCCGCTGCGGGCAGTGGACGACGTGGACCTGCACGTCCCGGCCGGATCGGTGCAGGGGATCATCGGCTTCTCCGGAGCGGGGAAGTCCACGCTCGTCCGGATGATCAACCTGCTGGAACGGCCCGACTCGGGATCGGTCACGGTCGACGGCGTCGAGCTGACCGGGCTCTCCGACGACGAGCTGCGCCGGCAGCGCACCCGGATCGGGATGATCTTCCAGCACTTCCACCTGCTCAACAACCTGACCGCGGCCCAGAACGTGGAGCTCGCGCTGCGGGTGGCCGGGGTGCCGCGGGACGAACGGGCGCGCCGGGTCGCCGAGTCACTGGCCGTCGTCGACCTGACCGGGAAGGCCGACGCCTACCCGGCGAAGCTCTCCGGCGGGCAGAAGCAACGGGTCGCGATCGCGCGTGCGCTCGCCAACTCCCCGACGGTGCTCCTGTGCGACGAACCCACCAGCGCCGTCGACCCGCGCACGACGATCACCGTGCTGCGCTACCTGCGCGAGGTCAACCAGCGCCTCGGCATCACGATCGTGCTGGTCACGCACGAGATGAACGTGGTGAGGGCGATCGCGGACGACGTCGCGGTGATGGAGGAGGGGAAGATCGTCGAGCACCTGCGGCTGGACGGCACACCGCTGCGGCCGCGCACCGAGATCGCGCGCTTCCTGCTCGACGACCGGCTCCGCCTCGACGAGGACGAACCGGAGGAACGCCGTGCCGGGTAGCGGTGGCTGGGACACGTTCGTCACCGAGGGGCTGCAGATCCCATCGCACGACCCGTCCGTGATGATCTCCGCGCTGGGCGCCGTGACCGAGCACCTCGGCCTGGCGTGGACCAGCTCCGTGATCCAGGAGCACCCGTTCACGTTCGCGCGCCGCGCCGGCACGCTCGACCACCTCACGGGCGGTCGCGTCGGCTGGAACATCGTCACCTCGGCGCTGGAGAACGCCCACCGCAACTTCGGGCTGCCCGGCCTCACCCCGCACGACGACCGGTACGCGTGGGCCGACGAGTACGTCGACGTCGTGTACCGGCTCTGGGAGGGCAGCTGGGACGACGGCGCGCTGCTCAAGGACAAGGCCGCGAGCCGGCACGCCGACCCGTCCCGGATCCACAAGATTCACTACGAGGGGAAGCGGTACTCGGTGGAGGGGCCGCACCTCGTGGCCCCGTCACCGCAGCGCACGCCCGTGCTGTTCCAGGCCGGGACATCGCCCGCCGGGATGGCGTTCGCGGCGCGCAACGCCGAGGCCGTGTTCATGTTCGCCGGCTCGCTCGGCAACGCGGAGAAGGTCACGACCACGGTGCGCAGACTCGCCGTCGAGCACGGCCGCAGGCCCGAGGACATCCGGTGCTTCGCCGGGCTGTCGTTCGTCGTCGGGAGCACGGAGGCCGAGGCCCGCCGCCGCAAGGCAGAGGCCGACGAGTACATGTCCGCCGAGGGGCTGGCTGCCCACATGCTCGGCGGCATGGGCGTGGACCTCGGCGACGCGCCCCTCGACACGCCGCTGGCCGACCTGCACGTCGAGGGTGGGCGCGGCGTGCTGCAGGCGATCATCGACTCGGTTCCCGGTGGGCGCCCGACCATCGAGGACATGGTCCGCTACCGCGCGGAGCGGATGCGGCTCGTCGGCACGCCCGAGCAGATCGCCGACGAGCTGGAGCGCTGGCAGGGCGCGGGCATCGACGGGATCAACATCATCAACCACGTGCTCCCCGGCAGCTACACCGAGGTGATCGAGGGCCTGCTCCCGGAGCTTCGCCGCCGTGGGATGGCGCAGACCGAGTACGCGCCTGGGACGTTCCGGGAGAAGCTCTTCGCGGGCGTCACGGGACGGCCTGCGGACGGACGGCTCGATGATCGTCACCCGGCTGCCGCATTCCGTGGCGCATTTCGCGGAGCGGGGAATACGCGCAGCGGCTAGGGCTTTGTCCCGGTCATGGCGACCTCGTTCTCGGTGACCTGGGACTACCGCTGCCCATTCGCCCGCAACGCCCACGAACACATCCTCACGGGCCTCGACGCCGGCGCCGACTGGAATGTGCGGTTCCTCCCGTTCTCGCTCGGGCAGGCGCACGTCGAGGAGGGCGGGGTGAGCGTGTGGGACGACCCCTCGCAGGACTCCGGGATCCTCGCCCTGCAAGCCGGGGTCGTGGTGCGCGACGAGTACCCGGAGGCCTTCCCGGCCGTGCACCGCGCGCTCTTCGCGGTCCGCCACGACGCGGGCCTGCACCTCGAGGACCGCACGGTCGTCGAGAAGGCACTCACCGAGCACGGCGTGCCGGCAGCGGCCGTCTTCGAGCGGATCGACTCGGGAGCCGCGCTCGCGAAGGTCCGCGACGAGCACGAGAGCTACGTCGCCTCGCACACGGTGTGGGGCGTGCCGACCTTCATCGCGGGCGACGAGGCCGTGTTCGTCCGGCTCATGGACCGCTCCCCGGTCGGGAGCGAGCCGGCGTCGTCGATCAGGACCATCGAGCGGGTCGTGGACCTGCTCACCGGCTGGCCGGAGCTCAACGAGTTCAAGCACACCGTCGTCCGCCGCTGAACCCGGATCGAGCGGAAACGGAACCGGCCACCCGGCACGCGTCACGACAGGGCGCGCATCGGGTGGCCGGCTGGCGGAGGATCAGTAGTCGCCGCTCGGCGGCAAGGTGTCGGAGCCGGCGTCCTGGCCGAGCATCTCCGCAACCATCCCGAGGTGGATGTCGATGTACCGCTGCGGGTCGCTCACGATCCGGCCGACCTCGTCCTGCGCGAAGTTGGCTTCCTTGTAGTGGTTGTTCATCCAGTGGTTCGCGATGCCGTCGACCGGGCTGGTCGGGATGAACCCGGGGTCTTCAGCCGTGGTGCCGGTCGAGGGCTCGTCGTAGTCGTGACCCTCGTCGGCGAGGGCCGAGCCGGCCCCGAGCGCCGAAAGGGCGAAGACGCCGCCGGCCACGACCGCGCCGCCGCGGCCGATGGTGCGCAGCCGAGCCACGCGGTCTGCCCTGTGGTCTGCCATGTATTTCTCTCCTCATGTGGGGGTGGACTGTCAGCGGCTGCGCTGAACGGCCCTGCACTTGGGGGGCCGAGAGGCGGGAAGCCATCCGCCGACCGGGTGAGGAAATCACGCAGAGTGTTTCAGGTGATGATCGCTTTGCAACAAGGGCGTTAACTGCACGAGGTTACGCACAGGCGCGTAATTTCTTGTTTTGGGCAGGTATCTGGTCCCTCACATGGCATGAATGGATTTGTGAAGTCAGGTCCATCGGCGCAGCAGCCGGCGCTCGGCGGGCCGGACGCTGCCGGTCGCGTCGGTCTTGTGG encodes:
- a CDS encoding MetQ/NlpA family ABC transporter substrate-binding protein is translated as MRYEHLTRSRLFRVGTAVVAAGLLALAAAGCGLAGGSGDDRTITVIATDTPPYHGPLDLAAKKLEAEGWKLDVTYVIDIVQPNHVVSAGEIDFNFFQHGAYLQTFNRDNGTNVVPLFYVVGSPAGVYSTRHESLDQLPDGARIALPVDPANNGRALHLLAEAGQLQLRPGVQVVSTSQQDITANPRNFQFVEVDQQTLTQTLPDVDAGFLFSRQAIEMKLDPVGDALLREQDTDAIPYRIVVAGRPDEVGSEKARALQAALQSPEVADFFTNFYGDWAPLPWGEDPQQQVGQWWQAS
- a CDS encoding methionine ABC transporter ATP-binding protein, with the protein product MAGLVITLSGVTKTFGPLRAVDDVDLHVPAGSVQGIIGFSGAGKSTLVRMINLLERPDSGSVTVDGVELTGLSDDELRRQRTRIGMIFQHFHLLNNLTAAQNVELALRVAGVPRDERARRVAESLAVVDLTGKADAYPAKLSGGQKQRVAIARALANSPTVLLCDEPTSAVDPRTTITVLRYLREVNQRLGITIVLVTHEMNVVRAIADDVAVMEEGKIVEHLRLDGTPLRPRTEIARFLLDDRLRLDEDEPEERRAG
- a CDS encoding NtaA/DmoA family FMN-dependent monooxygenase (This protein belongs to a clade of FMN-dependent monooxygenases, within a broader family of flavin-dependent oxidoreductases, the luciferase-like monooxygenase (LMM) family, some of whose members use coenzyme F420 rather than FMN.) — translated: MPGSGGWDTFVTEGLQIPSHDPSVMISALGAVTEHLGLAWTSSVIQEHPFTFARRAGTLDHLTGGRVGWNIVTSALENAHRNFGLPGLTPHDDRYAWADEYVDVVYRLWEGSWDDGALLKDKAASRHADPSRIHKIHYEGKRYSVEGPHLVAPSPQRTPVLFQAGTSPAGMAFAARNAEAVFMFAGSLGNAEKVTTTVRRLAVEHGRRPEDIRCFAGLSFVVGSTEAEARRRKAEADEYMSAEGLAAHMLGGMGVDLGDAPLDTPLADLHVEGGRGVLQAIIDSVPGGRPTIEDMVRYRAERMRLVGTPEQIADELERWQGAGIDGINIINHVLPGSYTEVIEGLLPELRRRGMAQTEYAPGTFREKLFAGVTGRPADGRLDDRHPAAAFRGAFRGAGNTRSG
- a CDS encoding DsbA family protein gives rise to the protein MATSFSVTWDYRCPFARNAHEHILTGLDAGADWNVRFLPFSLGQAHVEEGGVSVWDDPSQDSGILALQAGVVVRDEYPEAFPAVHRALFAVRHDAGLHLEDRTVVEKALTEHGVPAAAVFERIDSGAALAKVRDEHESYVASHTVWGVPTFIAGDEAVFVRLMDRSPVGSEPASSIRTIERVVDLLTGWPELNEFKHTVVRR